In one window of Micromonospora cathayae DNA:
- the dpdE gene encoding protein DpdE has product MAIRKSDKRGYVGRWVWTATQDLGFGRVAAAEGGMAIVEFVDIPGVAVEFKPIPIADLQIKPIPVGSHVWLPGKPYGWISAEVTTWAGYEEYVLHVPGFGRPLKVSAGLITIRWSRPLTDPVAAVVAGFCDFPASYEARRLFRDEMVLQRRMAGGYSAVLSAPVKLYQHQLDTMARVLQDPVPRYLLADEVGLGKTIEAGLILRQLLLDDPGTTALISVPAQLVWQWHTELRDRLALSDALRAQRLRVVSHEQLGAEPRLCDHTMVVIDEAHQLLPFIDGNQSLQQSLTRSQGLLLLSATPVRGGDPETLLRLLHLIDPIAYPLDSAEEFAARLRERDTEASDLQLLRNPRAARRHRSRVLNTLIERHADDPVVARLVAACRLTDDLGAVGWGQLADHVRETYRISRRMIRHRRTAVAATEYPVVGRKGNVLSIHDPARAIVDAFVEQFREDLGDDSDEFFPELVEHALGGPLPLMHYLEARLAATQGPAVVPARFRALFDNMTARLRMSEIGLRLRVAAQLADERMAAGHKVVVAGSPSMAAAFHEMALERWPRRAGGHLESMSAEQRDRDVQDFHRGEPRVLVVDLSAEEGRNLQVARSLINLDLPVDFNRLEQRIGRLDRFGRHSEPAEVVVFDEPESAWVSAYIRLLADGIGIFDRSIATLHAQLGEMYQDRRASMLSDGHRAFELDLEEVRTDLNEELEGIDLVEELESVAVGSDFDDARVAELRESEKDGMRFREAFTKLVLSSGGINLQPSEDDQGIVRFNNARSARYPGLSTDQADEIRPLLSRRVTFNRDLATQRGGGVVPLRIGDPLVDWLAEHLRTDERGRARIFSRVSRGVRFPLLCLAVDFMVEFDPSLVVENFGLRPRLQRRGDALLPPMLLHIRSTADGPLTDARLVREVGAPFDPSRDRAISGTRWDELNRQLPDWQHLCRLGRDEAYAQLRSDPALNSSIREALARAGQEHTARAAILQSRSQRLRGESAKASARNELLREQKLAEALQRGISAPRITAVACGVIVLQPETS; this is encoded by the coding sequence CACGTGGGCAGGATATGAGGAGTACGTCCTGCACGTGCCCGGCTTCGGGCGTCCCCTTAAGGTGTCGGCTGGCCTGATTACCATCCGCTGGAGTCGGCCCCTGACGGACCCGGTCGCTGCGGTCGTCGCAGGGTTCTGCGACTTCCCGGCGTCGTACGAGGCACGGCGCTTGTTCCGGGATGAGATGGTTCTCCAGCGGCGCATGGCCGGTGGGTACTCGGCGGTGCTATCCGCGCCGGTCAAGCTCTACCAGCACCAGTTGGACACGATGGCGCGTGTCCTCCAGGACCCGGTGCCGAGGTACCTACTCGCCGACGAGGTGGGCCTCGGTAAAACGATCGAGGCCGGGCTTATCCTCCGACAGTTGCTCCTGGACGATCCAGGAACCACCGCCCTGATCTCGGTACCCGCGCAACTAGTTTGGCAGTGGCACACCGAGCTGCGTGACCGGCTTGCTCTCAGCGATGCGCTGCGCGCCCAGCGGCTGCGGGTCGTGTCACACGAGCAGTTGGGCGCCGAGCCGCGTCTCTGTGATCACACGATGGTGGTGATCGACGAGGCGCACCAATTACTCCCGTTTATCGATGGCAACCAGTCGCTGCAACAGTCACTCACCCGCTCGCAGGGACTGCTGCTGCTCTCCGCGACCCCGGTGCGGGGTGGAGATCCGGAGACGCTGCTGCGGCTGCTTCACCTGATCGACCCGATCGCCTACCCACTCGACAGCGCCGAGGAGTTCGCTGCGCGGCTCCGTGAACGCGACACCGAGGCCAGTGACCTGCAACTACTGCGGAACCCGCGGGCCGCCCGGAGGCACCGGTCGCGGGTGCTCAACACGCTGATCGAACGGCACGCCGACGATCCCGTGGTAGCCCGACTGGTGGCGGCGTGCCGCCTCACCGACGATCTGGGTGCGGTGGGGTGGGGCCAACTGGCGGACCACGTCCGGGAGACGTACCGGATCTCCCGGCGCATGATCCGTCACCGGCGCACCGCGGTCGCTGCCACGGAGTATCCCGTGGTGGGCCGCAAGGGCAATGTCCTTTCGATCCACGATCCCGCACGCGCGATCGTGGACGCCTTCGTCGAGCAGTTCCGCGAGGACCTCGGTGACGATTCCGACGAGTTTTTCCCCGAACTGGTCGAGCACGCACTGGGTGGTCCATTGCCCCTGATGCACTACCTCGAGGCGCGGCTCGCCGCCACCCAGGGACCGGCCGTGGTCCCGGCGAGGTTCCGTGCCCTTTTCGACAACATGACGGCCCGGCTCCGGATGAGTGAAATCGGTCTGCGCTTGCGGGTCGCGGCGCAGCTCGCCGACGAGCGAATGGCCGCGGGGCACAAGGTCGTCGTGGCAGGGAGCCCTTCGATGGCCGCCGCCTTCCACGAGATGGCGCTGGAACGCTGGCCGCGGCGGGCGGGTGGGCATCTGGAGTCGATGTCCGCCGAGCAGCGCGATCGGGATGTCCAGGACTTCCATCGCGGCGAACCACGAGTGCTGGTCGTCGACCTCTCCGCGGAGGAGGGCAGGAATCTTCAGGTCGCCCGATCACTGATCAATCTCGATCTGCCGGTCGACTTTAACCGGCTTGAACAGCGGATCGGTCGGCTCGATCGTTTCGGACGGCACAGCGAACCGGCCGAAGTAGTCGTTTTCGACGAGCCCGAGAGTGCCTGGGTCAGCGCCTACATTCGGCTCCTGGCCGACGGCATCGGCATTTTCGATCGGTCGATCGCGACGCTGCACGCGCAACTCGGAGAGATGTATCAGGATCGCCGGGCCAGCATGCTCAGCGACGGGCATCGCGCTTTCGAGCTCGACCTCGAGGAAGTGCGCACCGACCTGAACGAGGAACTGGAGGGGATCGACCTAGTCGAGGAGTTGGAGTCGGTTGCCGTGGGCAGCGACTTCGACGACGCACGGGTGGCCGAGTTGCGGGAGTCCGAGAAGGACGGCATGCGTTTCCGGGAGGCGTTCACCAAGTTGGTGCTCTCCTCCGGCGGCATCAATCTGCAACCGTCCGAGGACGATCAAGGCATCGTGCGGTTCAACAATGCCCGCAGCGCACGTTACCCGGGACTCTCCACGGACCAGGCCGACGAGATCCGGCCACTGCTGTCCCGGCGGGTGACCTTCAACCGCGATCTGGCCACTCAGCGAGGCGGCGGAGTGGTCCCGCTGCGAATCGGTGATCCGCTGGTGGACTGGCTGGCCGAACACCTGCGCACCGATGAACGGGGCCGTGCCCGGATCTTCTCCCGGGTCAGCCGTGGCGTACGTTTTCCCCTGCTCTGTCTGGCCGTGGACTTCATGGTTGAGTTCGATCCGTCGCTGGTGGTTGAGAACTTCGGCCTGCGGCCACGGCTTCAGCGGCGTGGTGACGCGCTGCTACCACCAATGCTGCTGCATATCCGGTCCACCGCCGACGGTCCGCTGACCGACGCCCGGCTCGTCCGGGAGGTGGGGGCCCCTTTCGACCCGTCCCGGGACCGTGCGATCAGTGGTACCCGCTGGGACGAACTCAATCGCCAGTTGCCGGACTGGCAGCACCTGTGCCGGCTCGGTCGAGACGAGGCGTACGCCCAACTGCGCTCGGACCCCGCACTGAACTCGTCGATCAGGGAGGCGCTGGCCCGGGCCGGGCAGGAACACACTGCCCGCGCCGCGATCCTCCAGTCACGATCGCAGCGGCTGCGAGGCGAGTCCGCGAAGGCGAGCGCCCGTAACGAACTGCTGCGGGAGCAGAAGCTTGCCGAGGCGCTTCAGCGTGGCATCAGCGCACCACGGATCACCGCTGTGGCGTGCGGGGTCATCGTCCTCCAGCCGGAGACCAGCTGA
- the dpdF gene encoding protein DpdF: MERSWTDDEADRLRAILVGQPAGGTFKDALYQRVADVMGQGGGSDLDLAVLVRHLVRRWRLIPAYSDEVSVSLDVSARLRRSADQVGLREVSPGQWVARPWEPHWQKFDIGRHPDRPDDAAAPGSRWSTPDGDRELPAADPFFLASTGFNTYRTPGQRAACRAVVSAKPGSTIIAMLPTGSGKTEVALSLADSRRASATLIVVPTVALAYDFERRFREHYAPRMVRGDPSQLKFAWTGDTQEDVREQMRSRVLSGKQPLLVTSPESMTRALRNTLAEAAARGRLAGFVVDEAHLVTHWGRSFRPEFRMLADLRRDLLSRVGEYDAPVTLLLSATLGSYEIADLHELFSDPGPCALIAANALRAEPEMWIGSTEDAEERKRWVLDAVDHLPRPLALYVTRPEEATTWARWLRDHGYGQQRVRVVTGQTGGTERQAVLTGLRAGVDGSPPTVDLVVATSAFGLGIDYPHLRSVVHACLPETVDRWYQEIGRGGRDGEPSAAVLLTHLPADIKEADSLGVTLLTPRKAHKRWRNLWEHRIRLGTGDSRAISAFLDLEEHSGFSREGSYNRRWNAHLVQGLVELKVLRRRLAYIEDTRDLPPAAPGRTRDWVAVEVVRTDHEELEFWEEHWEPWRQKQMARSGAMLGTMAELARKTMPACTAIANYYEPGEEPYRLFGHAADTAAIAERCGRCPGCRAGGVRRAAEPHPAPRHSWPVATGFVADLDDLAAAAAAADGLIVLHDPYPDSVAAELAGALLARGVRHFSGVGVPETGTAATIFVDPEPISPGDLTPCSSFVGYLNDRRVPASWLIARLRRSARHPFGPERVYDVLLVRTGASIGNRAVGRDIGALDASTALHVLGGRA; the protein is encoded by the coding sequence ATGGAACGGAGTTGGACGGACGACGAGGCGGACCGGTTACGCGCGATCCTCGTCGGTCAGCCGGCGGGCGGTACGTTCAAGGACGCGTTGTATCAGCGGGTGGCCGACGTAATGGGCCAGGGGGGAGGTAGTGATCTCGATCTGGCGGTGCTGGTCCGTCATCTTGTGCGCCGATGGCGGCTCATCCCCGCGTACTCTGACGAGGTCTCGGTGTCCCTGGATGTGTCGGCACGGCTGAGGCGTTCCGCGGACCAGGTCGGCCTGCGGGAGGTTTCTCCCGGACAGTGGGTTGCGCGTCCTTGGGAGCCGCACTGGCAGAAGTTCGATATCGGTCGTCATCCGGACCGACCGGATGACGCCGCCGCCCCCGGTAGCCGCTGGAGTACACCGGACGGCGATCGAGAACTCCCGGCCGCCGACCCGTTCTTTCTGGCGAGCACCGGATTCAACACCTATCGCACCCCCGGGCAGCGGGCCGCGTGTCGGGCCGTGGTGTCGGCGAAGCCTGGCAGCACGATCATCGCGATGCTGCCCACCGGTTCGGGCAAGACCGAGGTGGCGTTGAGCCTCGCGGACTCACGCCGAGCTTCGGCGACTCTCATCGTGGTGCCGACCGTGGCGCTGGCCTATGACTTCGAGCGCCGGTTCCGGGAGCACTATGCGCCGCGGATGGTGCGCGGTGACCCGTCGCAGTTGAAGTTCGCCTGGACCGGCGACACCCAGGAAGACGTGCGTGAACAAATGCGATCGCGCGTGTTGTCTGGGAAACAGCCGCTGTTGGTGACCTCACCGGAGTCGATGACACGCGCGCTTCGGAACACGCTCGCGGAAGCCGCAGCACGTGGCCGCCTAGCCGGATTCGTGGTAGACGAGGCACATCTGGTGACCCACTGGGGACGCTCGTTCCGGCCGGAGTTCCGAATGCTCGCCGATCTGCGCCGTGACCTGCTCAGCCGGGTCGGCGAGTACGACGCCCCGGTAACCCTTCTGCTGAGCGCCACGCTGGGATCATACGAAATCGCTGATCTGCACGAGTTGTTCAGCGATCCCGGGCCGTGCGCGCTTATCGCCGCCAATGCCCTGCGGGCCGAACCGGAGATGTGGATCGGCAGCACCGAGGACGCCGAGGAGCGGAAGCGATGGGTTCTCGACGCGGTCGATCATCTGCCGCGCCCACTCGCGCTTTACGTCACGCGGCCGGAGGAGGCGACGACGTGGGCGCGCTGGCTGCGTGACCACGGCTACGGTCAGCAGCGGGTGCGGGTGGTCACAGGCCAAACCGGCGGGACGGAACGGCAGGCAGTGCTCACTGGACTGCGAGCCGGAGTTGACGGCTCGCCGCCTACCGTCGATCTGGTAGTGGCCACGTCGGCGTTCGGCCTGGGCATCGACTATCCGCACCTGCGTTCGGTCGTCCATGCGTGCCTGCCCGAGACCGTCGACCGCTGGTACCAGGAGATCGGTCGTGGCGGCAGGGACGGCGAGCCGTCCGCTGCTGTGCTTCTCACCCACCTGCCGGCCGATATCAAGGAGGCAGACAGCCTCGGCGTCACGTTGCTCACGCCGAGGAAGGCCCACAAGCGCTGGCGGAACCTCTGGGAACACCGAATCCGGCTCGGCACCGGCGATTCACGGGCGATCAGCGCTTTCCTCGATCTGGAGGAACACAGCGGATTTTCCCGCGAAGGTTCCTATAATCGCCGCTGGAATGCGCACCTGGTACAGGGCCTGGTCGAGTTGAAGGTCTTGAGAAGGCGCTTGGCCTACATAGAGGATACCCGGGACTTGCCGCCGGCCGCTCCCGGCAGGACGCGCGACTGGGTCGCCGTCGAGGTGGTGCGCACCGACCATGAGGAACTCGAGTTCTGGGAAGAGCATTGGGAACCGTGGCGGCAGAAACAAATGGCTCGGTCCGGCGCGATGCTCGGCACGATGGCCGAACTGGCCAGGAAAACCATGCCGGCCTGCACCGCCATTGCCAACTACTACGAACCCGGCGAGGAACCCTACCGCCTGTTCGGGCATGCGGCCGACACAGCCGCGATCGCGGAACGGTGCGGCCGGTGTCCGGGCTGCCGGGCGGGGGGCGTACGCCGTGCGGCCGAACCGCATCCCGCGCCGCGCCATTCCTGGCCAGTCGCGACGGGTTTCGTGGCCGACCTGGACGACCTAGCGGCGGCAGCCGCGGCGGCCGACGGCCTAATCGTCCTGCACGACCCGTATCCGGACAGCGTCGCCGCTGAGCTCGCCGGGGCGCTACTCGCCCGGGGCGTGCGGCATTTCAGCGGGGTCGGCGTGCCGGAGACGGGCACCGCGGCGACGATCTTCGTCGATCCAGAGCCGATCTCGCCGGGCGACTTGACGCCGTGTTCGTCGTTCGTCGGTTACCTCAATGACCGGCGGGTGCCGGCGTCCTGGCTAATTGCACGGCTGCGACGGAGCGCCCGTCATCCGTTCGGCCCTGAACGGGTCTACGACGTACTACTGGTGAGGACCGGCGCGAGTATCGGCAACCGAGCCGTCGGTCGGGACATTGGGGCGCTCGATGCGAGTACCGCACTACACGTCCTTGGAGGACGAGCGTGA
- the dpdJ gene encoding protein DpdJ, translating into MTRLADLLTAIELREAELLTWGAVGAWWTEAELLALLAEHGAGRADLAALTEAALVVRTPDGAGFRSRSAETIRLLATLRQSFPSRRVTEGRPLVLDHRFLHRPRRRPERNLDRGLLLDQVSAALGRSAQQTASLLAPETVSGFQLRSASAVLGALRGGQSAGVMITAGTGSGKTLAFYLPLLSWLTDQMAGTRHGETVALALYPRNELLKDQLRTIVRYLRRIRAAGGPAISIATWFGLTPSSSHYVANGWVEGWQPDRRNGFLCPFLRCVDCPDGDLYWSGPDLKAQRERLTCANCGTEIDDGTLRLTRDSARERPAHLMLSTTESLNRQLAAPGSLAAFGVHPATLSAVLLDEVHTYQGTTGAQNAILLRRLKHRLGGRPLTWVGLSATLHQAPEFFARLVGLPPGHALEVTPQAEELVEDGAEYLLALRSDPHSGAGTLSTSIQTAMVLARSLDKVDDDDLFSEIPSSNRAFGSRLFVFTDKLDSTNRLYWDLLDAEGLRWPGVALQRRPLTLAHLRSAEQSRLRPGAAQAAADRDADGQWWWMPEYLGHGIEDDQPLIIDRTSSQDRGVAANAQVVVATATLEVGFDDDRVGAVLQHKAPHDAAQFLQRKGRAGRHPATRPWTVVVLSDWGRDRFAWDGYEALFDPELPPRNLPLENLYVLRIQAVYALLDWLGIELRYRGRDSVWADLCGPAELLHQNADRQKAARARQLLLAELLGGLMHPGPERERLRRHVRDALSLEGEWGDSLVDTLFWEAPRPLLLAVVPTIHRQLQDQWRGEEPADDDRGIRSRTPLRQFVPGNLFEDLIVPDVELRLPGASNVIMVEHLPALRTLREFCPGNVTRHFGIWAANKRHWIPLPEADPTQLELRVDVRQTYRGTLIDVIGSGDRRVPVYSPVAATLEGVNDEQVRDASTVRPDWEFEVTPFGQGKQIDLTARTQRLIAGMTAHLHAHGGGVRTVRFARTAHGTIWRPRPEPVRLKFGAMSGELWEPAALGVDVHADALQGRTRMPDRLPAITGLERAQRLRQVLTAEASLPETMSDLDRTTLAGCVLLGVARAGMYGAGPLTGPGLRDHLDMARADLGVGSRESTGDGEVEDWEGWLRDLGLLAAVEAAINEVTARDRSPAWIAWWRHRYTLSSAQLTLAALGAMCPGLDIEELMVDLDPSEDDVFWLSERSPGGTGQVEAFHLAATTDPDSFGRALEDALRPSETETMDAELVTLLRFGSGELDAALHELRGAWRLGHSAVAGASHAVDGVVSRIGLRLGGPARSVLSTRLAGPGAHPDLLETVRSWVDLRDRADQASGLAVDGRTLGGLLAHEIAIDPVLRLDGQVDSRRRARAVANLLWPWADTAQADITYNPYAPSLRVDFDDIRRLAHLGPVRVEAAPWNDDRRAEIHQALLDEAEIVLRCVVTDRRELRAALLDLQTTPVEVGTLLCHPVVVGVTAGPDEVSARLLLREAQ; encoded by the coding sequence GTGACCCGTCTGGCCGACCTGCTCACCGCGATCGAACTTCGCGAGGCGGAGTTGCTCACCTGGGGTGCGGTGGGCGCCTGGTGGACCGAGGCGGAACTGCTCGCTCTGCTGGCCGAGCACGGGGCCGGTCGGGCCGACCTAGCGGCGTTGACGGAAGCCGCGCTCGTCGTCCGGACGCCCGACGGCGCCGGATTCCGGAGCCGTAGCGCGGAGACCATCCGGCTGCTCGCCACCCTGCGCCAGTCATTTCCCAGCCGGCGGGTCACCGAGGGCCGTCCGCTGGTTCTGGACCATCGTTTCCTGCACCGGCCGCGTCGCCGGCCGGAGCGCAATCTCGACCGAGGTCTGCTGCTCGATCAGGTCAGTGCCGCACTGGGCCGCTCCGCGCAGCAGACCGCCAGCCTGCTTGCCCCGGAGACGGTCTCCGGCTTCCAGTTGCGCAGCGCGAGCGCCGTACTGGGTGCCCTTCGGGGCGGGCAGTCCGCCGGGGTCATGATCACCGCGGGCACGGGTAGCGGAAAGACCCTGGCTTTCTACCTGCCGTTGCTGAGTTGGCTGACGGACCAGATGGCGGGCACCCGCCACGGGGAGACCGTGGCGCTAGCGCTGTATCCGCGCAACGAACTCCTGAAGGATCAGTTGCGTACGATCGTCCGCTACCTTCGTCGGATTCGTGCTGCTGGCGGGCCGGCGATCAGCATCGCGACGTGGTTCGGTCTCACCCCATCCAGCTCGCACTATGTCGCGAACGGCTGGGTCGAGGGCTGGCAGCCGGACCGGCGCAACGGTTTCCTTTGCCCCTTCCTTCGATGCGTCGACTGCCCCGACGGCGACCTCTACTGGTCCGGTCCGGACCTGAAAGCTCAGCGCGAGCGGCTGACGTGTGCCAACTGCGGCACCGAGATCGACGACGGCACATTGCGGCTGACCCGCGACAGCGCCCGGGAGCGGCCGGCACATCTCATGCTCAGCACGACGGAGTCGCTCAATCGCCAGCTCGCCGCACCGGGCAGCCTGGCCGCGTTCGGCGTGCATCCGGCAACTCTGTCAGCAGTCCTCCTTGACGAGGTGCACACCTATCAGGGCACCACCGGCGCGCAGAACGCGATCCTGCTTCGTCGCCTGAAACACCGTCTGGGCGGCCGCCCGCTCACCTGGGTGGGGCTTTCCGCGACGCTGCACCAGGCACCGGAATTCTTCGCGCGGCTGGTCGGGCTGCCACCCGGTCATGCCTTAGAGGTCACTCCGCAGGCCGAGGAGTTGGTGGAGGATGGTGCCGAGTACCTTCTCGCATTGCGCAGCGATCCGCATTCCGGCGCTGGGACGCTATCCACAAGCATCCAGACCGCGATGGTGCTCGCCCGGAGCCTCGACAAGGTTGACGACGACGACCTTTTCTCGGAGATCCCGTCGTCGAATCGGGCCTTCGGCAGCCGCCTATTTGTTTTCACCGACAAGCTCGACAGCACCAACCGGCTCTACTGGGACCTGCTCGACGCCGAGGGCCTGCGGTGGCCGGGTGTGGCCCTGCAACGCCGGCCGCTGACGCTGGCGCATTTGCGCAGTGCCGAGCAGAGCCGGCTCCGGCCGGGGGCCGCGCAAGCGGCGGCGGACCGGGATGCCGACGGCCAATGGTGGTGGATGCCCGAGTACCTCGGCCACGGCATCGAGGACGACCAGCCGCTTATTATCGACCGCACGAGCTCCCAGGATCGCGGCGTGGCGGCGAACGCTCAGGTCGTGGTGGCCACCGCGACCCTGGAGGTAGGCTTCGACGACGACCGGGTCGGTGCGGTTCTCCAGCATAAGGCGCCGCACGACGCCGCCCAGTTCCTGCAACGGAAAGGGCGGGCGGGCCGACACCCGGCGACTCGGCCCTGGACCGTTGTGGTGCTCAGCGACTGGGGCCGGGACCGGTTCGCGTGGGACGGCTACGAGGCGCTCTTCGATCCAGAGCTTCCGCCCCGGAACCTACCGTTGGAAAACCTGTACGTACTTCGCATCCAGGCCGTCTACGCGCTTCTCGACTGGCTCGGCATCGAACTCCGCTATCGGGGCCGGGACTCGGTATGGGCCGACCTCTGCGGCCCGGCCGAGTTGCTGCACCAGAACGCCGACCGGCAGAAGGCGGCGAGGGCACGTCAGCTGCTGCTGGCCGAGCTGCTCGGCGGGCTGATGCATCCGGGACCGGAGCGGGAGCGCTTGCGCCGCCATGTCCGCGATGCGCTGAGCCTAGAGGGCGAGTGGGGCGACTCGCTGGTCGACACTCTTTTCTGGGAGGCGCCACGACCGCTCCTGCTCGCTGTGGTGCCCACGATCCACCGGCAGTTGCAGGATCAGTGGCGGGGTGAGGAGCCCGCAGATGACGATCGCGGGATACGGAGCCGGACGCCGTTGCGCCAGTTCGTGCCGGGGAATCTCTTCGAGGACCTAATCGTGCCGGACGTAGAGCTGCGACTGCCCGGCGCGTCCAACGTCATCATGGTCGAGCACCTCCCCGCATTGCGTACACTGCGGGAGTTCTGCCCCGGAAACGTTACCCGGCACTTTGGCATCTGGGCCGCCAACAAGCGGCACTGGATCCCGCTGCCGGAGGCCGATCCAACCCAGCTGGAACTGCGGGTCGACGTGCGGCAGACCTACCGGGGAACCCTGATCGACGTGATCGGCTCGGGCGACCGACGGGTGCCCGTCTACTCCCCGGTGGCGGCAACGCTCGAGGGTGTGAATGACGAGCAGGTGCGGGACGCATCGACGGTCCGGCCCGACTGGGAGTTCGAGGTGACCCCATTCGGGCAGGGCAAGCAGATAGACCTGACGGCCCGGACCCAGCGGCTCATCGCCGGTATGACGGCCCACTTGCACGCGCACGGCGGCGGCGTGCGAACGGTCCGGTTCGCGCGTACTGCCCACGGGACGATCTGGCGTCCCCGGCCCGAACCGGTCCGGCTGAAGTTCGGTGCGATGAGCGGTGAGCTGTGGGAACCTGCGGCCCTCGGTGTTGACGTGCACGCGGACGCGCTGCAGGGCCGAACCCGGATGCCGGACCGCCTGCCGGCGATCACCGGGCTGGAGCGGGCACAGCGGCTGCGACAGGTGCTGACGGCCGAGGCGAGCCTGCCGGAGACCATGTCCGACCTGGATCGGACTACTCTCGCCGGCTGCGTCCTGCTCGGCGTGGCTCGGGCCGGGATGTACGGCGCGGGACCGCTGACTGGACCAGGGCTGCGCGATCATCTCGACATGGCTCGGGCCGACCTGGGGGTGGGTTCGCGGGAATCCACCGGCGACGGTGAGGTGGAGGACTGGGAGGGCTGGCTTCGTGACCTGGGACTGCTGGCCGCCGTCGAGGCAGCCATCAACGAGGTCACCGCCAGGGACCGGTCGCCCGCGTGGATCGCGTGGTGGCGGCATCGGTACACCCTGTCGTCGGCCCAGTTGACGCTTGCCGCGCTTGGGGCGATGTGCCCCGGCCTGGACATCGAGGAGCTCATGGTCGATCTGGATCCGTCCGAGGACGATGTCTTCTGGCTATCAGAACGCTCCCCCGGGGGCACCGGACAGGTGGAAGCCTTCCACCTCGCGGCGACCACCGACCCGGACTCCTTCGGGCGGGCTCTGGAGGACGCGCTGCGGCCCAGTGAGACCGAGACCATGGACGCTGAACTCGTGACGTTGCTGCGTTTCGGATCCGGCGAGCTTGACGCCGCGCTCCACGAGCTGCGCGGCGCGTGGCGGCTGGGCCACAGCGCGGTGGCCGGTGCCAGCCACGCCGTGGACGGCGTCGTCTCCCGGATCGGGTTGCGCCTCGGCGGCCCGGCCCGGTCGGTGCTGAGCACCCGGCTGGCCGGTCCGGGTGCTCATCCTGACCTACTGGAGACCGTGCGGTCCTGGGTTGACCTGCGTGACCGGGCGGATCAGGCGTCGGGGTTGGCGGTGGACGGCCGTACCCTGGGCGGCCTGCTCGCCCATGAAATTGCGATAGACCCGGTGCTGCGCCTGGACGGGCAGGTCGACAGCCGCCGGCGGGCCAGGGCCGTGGCGAACCTGTTGTGGCCGTGGGCCGACACTGCTCAGGCGGACATCACCTACAACCCGTATGCGCCGTCGTTGCGGGTCGACTTCGACGACATCCGGCGACTTGCCCACCTGGGGCCGGTCCGGGTAGAGGCCGCGCCGTGGAACGACGACCGGCGGGCGGAAATCCATCAGGCGCTACTCGACGAGGCCGAGATCGTGCTCCGCTGCGTCGTCACCGATCGTCGGGAGTTGCGTGCCGCACTCCTGGATCTGCAGACCACACCGGTCGAGGTCGGCACCCTGTTGTGCCATCCCGTCGTGGTGGGGGTCACTGCAGGGCCGGACGAGGTTAGCGCACGCCTTCTGCTGAGGGAGGCGCAGTGA